Sequence from the Mytilus galloprovincialis chromosome 10, xbMytGall1.hap1.1, whole genome shotgun sequence genome:
GCAAAACTAGTCAATTACAAACTAAGAGGCCATCAATACAAGATCATTATAAATGAATGGGGTCATAATGGGAAAACAGTGCCATTATAAATAAACAGGCCTTCTATGAAAACACACCAGGACCATTATGAAAATAAACGTGGCTATCATCAATAACCAGGTCCACCATGGAAAACAGGGCCATTGTGAATAAgcattgttatttggattgagagttgtctcattggcactcacaccacatttttCTATAcctttttaattataaaaagaacaggctattatgaagaagaaaaaaacaggaTCATCATGAATAAACATGGCTATAGTGGATTTTCAGTTGTTATCATATAATATTCCGTGATGTGTGTAAATCTTTTTAATCCTGAATTTTAAAGTCCAAAATGAAATCTTGTATGTTGTATGCCATCAAATACTTTCAATATAACAACGCTATTTAACTATATTTGCAGGACATGTTAATTCCATGCATcactttaaaattttcatttttatattgcaTGTTAAGTTAATAAAAGTGTTAAGAAAAAGGTGTTTTAAAATTTACCCTGTATTTTttctcggtcagtaataatgggcTTGGGGGGTGTTGTGTCTTCTGCATTGCCTTATGCAATTACAAACATCCTTTACCATTATAACAGACTTTTGATACATAACTATCGCATGGTGAAAACATACATTTATTAGCACTCGTCTttaatagtggaagatattagcaagcaaaatcaagggaattgtgcaaatgatgatacaagcatgaaaattagcacgaagcatcattattatatacattttaagaaaaaactgctggctatgaaaaatttcattttttcaagatggccaccaccttTGCTGAAATGGCTGTTTTTTcaagattgaaatacttatttttctggaaaacgttttctttgaccttctttcagtaaaaaatattatcaGGTTTGGTGAATACCTTCTTTACATGAGACGAATTTACTAAAAATTAATATGTGACATGTTCTTGGTTTGCGCATGCGTGAAAATGTTACAACATTCACACACAAactttttaactatttattaCATGCTTAGCGCTTTCGAGTTTTTAATGATGCTATGAATTTGTTTGATGACGTTTtttaaggttatgatacacatgctTAAAATAATTTTTCGCATGCGCAAACTATTCATAAATAAAGAACGAATTACACGCACTACAGGGGCACAATGATTGAAATCGTAGTTCTTCTAACAGATAAGGATTTGAATTTCTTGAAAATATCTTGGTCGTCATTCATTCTTCTAAGCATCTAGGCTCTTCTGTTCGAATATAAAGTGTTACTTCTTTGATGCCACTGTTTGAAAACACGCACTTTCAGTTGTAATGATCAAGCATTTGATTGATAAGGTGAAAAAGGTGTTTAAGTTTCTAAATATCGGGCAAACATCAATTATAGCTGCAGCTAAACCCTTTGGTATTGGCTAAGCAATTTCAGTTGGAATGGCAAGATTTGTACGGAGAACGtaagtttatcgtcatgtttgTTGGATTGTCCATGGCTTGTTTTAAGGATAATAgtcattattattataattattagcAGGATCATTTACTAGATGACCAATTCATGCTTTATGATATTCGTAAGGAAAACGGGATGAAGGGGATAATCGTGATTTCTGAAATTATAAGATACCTTAAAGAAGACTTTCTTAAACTTTTAAATCAACGACTGCCTGATTTTGACGAACATCTTGTCGATTGGATATTGACTGTTCCTGTTATTTGGGATTCAACGACACGTGGATTTATCAGAAAAGCAGCAATTATggtaatgaaaataataatgcAGTAGAGTATGCTTCCGTAATACTAAACAACATGTGGTTAAATGTGGAGATCAATAATGTGATATTGGTAGGGATGATGTGAGGGCTTCCTGAAACCTACTTATACATTGCTATATCTGGTTTAAGGCAAACTAAAACAAAAGCATATTAAAAATCCTGAATAAACCATAATGACAGTCAAAACGGATAAGTCAAAGAGGGACCAACAAAACCAGAGTACGAAACattattaaaaaacaagaatCTACAAAACACTCATGACTCAAATATTAGTCATGACGACTCCCGAAATATTTAGGCACCTACAATAAAcgataaaaagttttaaaaaaatccaaactcaaaaggaaatttaaaattcaaatgaccAAATCtaaaggtcaaacacatcaaacgcatGGGTAACAACTGCTATATTTCTGACTAGGTACAGTTATTatctttagttaaaaaaaattgtggattaaacggGGATTTATAGGTcacttaaacatatttttttttttaagtaaataagACAATATCTTGTTGATAGTTACGCTATgcatgtttttattatatatatatatatatatatatatatatatatatatatatatatataatatgtagcAGTTTTGTGAAATTGATTAAGATACGCAAATGGTACGTTTGTTTGCACTTACAACATAGTATAACATATGTTTTCTGTACAAAGTCAAGCTGTCTGGGGTATGCATTGTTTGCtgttgtctgtatgtatgtatgtgttattgttgtatttttataaattatttgtgcTGTACTGTCAATAAAAGAGGAACGAAGGATACCaacgggacagtcaaactcataaatccaaaacaaactgacaacgccatggctaaaaatgaaaaagacaaacagaaaaacaatagtacacacgacacaacatagaaaactaaagaataaacaacacgaaccccaccaaaaactaggggtgatctcaggtgctccggaagggtaagcagatcctgctccacatgtggcacccgtcgtgttgcttatgtgattacaacaGAATTTCGTCAATAAATTaccctagctgtatttggcaaaacttttcggaatttttgttcctcaatgctctccagCTTCGTTCtgtatttggtctttttattattcttcgattcgagcatcactgatgagtcttttgtaaacgaaacgtgcgtctggcgtaaatataaaatttcaatcctggtatctatgatgagtttattttatgcATCATACACATGCAGCAATTAAACATGTCTCGAACTGCTCTATATCTTTACTTTAATTAAGATAATTTGATATCGGGATTTCAGGCTGGAATATCTAGCCATAAACAAACGATCATTCTTGAACCAGAGGCAGCTGCCTTTTACTGCGATACGAAAGAATTAGAAATCTCACAAGGAACAGATGGTTGTATGTCATTACAACAGATGCCTTCGGGTGAAAAATACCTGGTTGTCGATCTTGGTGGTAatgaatgtttattttcatttatacttATGCTCACGTTAAGTAAGATACGCATGAGTTATTTAGAGACGAAAATGCAGTTAAACATGTATGTATTCCCAtcaattcatttatatataccggttctttgtttgttctttttaaaatgcaaataacTGATATTGTATTATGGGATTTCAAACGATTAACACTGACGAAAGCCATTTTCTTGTGTCGATTTTATTTCATCTTATTCGTACACCATTATCTGTTTTTCATAAGCATCACAAGcagaagtatatatattttttataatttttatgattttgttgtGTCAAATTTAGACAATGTGGGAGCAGTGCTAAGACATACTTATGATGTTGAATGAAATCTAGACTATGAGTGAGCATCATATTAAGTTGCGACATGATCGCGAGTTGGTTCTTGAAGTTCATTCGAATGGtatggattcattaatattcgtggGATACTAATTTTCGAGGATTTGGTGATAAGACTTtatgaacaacggtatactactgttgcctttatttatacattatCTATACACACACATgtatttttccaaaatttaacGTAACTGCATGACATGATATTTTACAGGTGGAACAATAGATATCACTGTACATAAGAGAGAACAAAAAAGAACTGATTCACATCAGAAAAAAACACTTGGGCTTAAATGGGGAGGCAAAAAGGTCAATGACTGTTTTGAGGAATATTGTGTAAAGATTTTTGGAGATCATTTTACAGAAGTCAAAGGAAAAAATCCCGAGGATTATTTGTATCTTATGGAAaactttgaacaagaaaaaatgCAGTTTAACgttgataaaatgaataaaaaggaaACTGTAAGGGTCAGACTTCCTGTATCCcttacaaaaaacaaatcaggTAAATTATCCATTCCAGCAAAAAATTTTCGGAGGTTCTACAACATTCCAATAAATGAATTGATAGAAAAATTAAACCAGTTGTTACAATCTGATGTAAATGAAATGGAAGACATAAACTTAATGTTAGTCGTCGGTGGCTTTGCGGAATCCTCCATCGTTATTAGTGAACTGAAGAAAAATTTCAGTAACTTTAATATAGTTGTTCCTGAAAACCCTGGATTGGCTGTTATGCG
This genomic interval carries:
- the LOC143049209 gene encoding heat shock 70 kDa protein 12A-like, giving the protein MLYDIRKENGMKGIIVISEIIRYLKEDFLKLLNQRLPDFDEHLVDWILTVPVIWDSTTRGFIRKAAIMAGISSHKQTIILEPEAAAFYCDTKELEISQGTDGCMSLQQMPSGEKYLVVDLGGGTIDITVHKREQKRTDSHQKKTLGLKWGGKKVNDCFEEYCVKIFGDHFTEVKGKNPEDYLYLMENFEQEKMQFNVDKMNKKETVRVRLPVSLTKNKSGKLSIPAKNFRRFYNIPINELIEKLNQLLQSDVNEMEDINLMLVVGGFAESSIVISELKKNFSNFNIVVPENPGLAVMRGAVLFGFLKDLGDNKVNIKKRKPERDMKRQANPLKHRSRSDGKKVKHFLSDIVGREVIKEMRKEQLTQLVGQFQDKIYKFKNEHVERDKVIVTLPIELRELYTKKYKKTLEDGLNTFTDDVSCRRDKLIITSSFFQKHFL